A genomic segment from Solenopsis invicta isolate M01_SB chromosome 5, UNIL_Sinv_3.0, whole genome shotgun sequence encodes:
- the LOC105200580 gene encoding uncharacterized protein LOC105200580, translating to MEERDPVEVHVARTLRRIRQIIADVVRSYEYSKSIEYSSLYMAKRNLRRISTEISVNTYNELLEAIEALFLIRCEGHQQRGYIAPRINSNRKGRPAVELNEGQLTLLYNEGYTAVNMANHLGCSKSTIYKKLRELNMPMRARFSQISDDELKITVAQIHQEHPRAGHIMMQSYLKAAGVFVPRHRTRETLNAIDPIGAASRWSQAIRRRSYKVATPNSLWHIDAHLKLSRWGFVIHGCIDGYSRMIIYLECETSIQADPVVNFFVNAVNSYGLPSRVRSDHGYENLLVAVLMNTIRGMHRGSHITGKSVHNQRIERLWVDVFKEVCDSIYTELYSLEDQGLLDIENNTHKFCVQYIYKNVINKKLSSFQSGWNVHGIRTENNKSPRQLWLNGILENYDMTSTAVRDIFDTDNMTLYEKLSDSLQALGVDLSVSVVNSNTSIPFSSFTATLQISEEQKLQLENIISLEEKCNKEKYMLCVNLLSS from the exons ATGGAAGAGAGAGATCCAGTAGAAGTCCATGTAGCAAGGACTCTCAGAAGAATTCGACAAATTATAGCTGATGTTGTCAGATCATATGAATATTCGAAGAGTATAGAGTACAGTTCACTTTATATGGCTAAGAGAAATTTAAGGAGAATATCTACTGAAATATCAGTAAATACTTATAACGAACTATTGGAAGCTATAGaggctttatttttaattcgatgTGAAGGGCATCAGCAACGAGGTTATATTGCACCCAGAATAAATTCAAACA gAAAAGGTCGTCCTGCTGTTGAGTTGAATGAAGGACAATTAACTTTATTGTACAATGAAGGATATACCGCTGTTAATATGGCAAATCACTTAGGTTGCTCAAAAAGTACCATTTACAAAAAGTTACGTGAATTAAATATGCCCATGCGTGCGCGCTTTTCACAAATATCAgatgatgaattaaaaataactgttgCACAAATTCATCAAGAGCATCCCAGAGCTGGACATATA atGATGCAATCGTATTTAAAGGCAGCAGGAGTTTTTGTGCCCAGACATCGAACAAGAGAAACTTTGAACGCCATAGATCCAATTGGTGCTGCGAGTAGATGGAGCCAAGCGATAAGGAGAAGAAGTTACAAAGTAGCAACTCCAAATTCATTATGGCATATAGACGCACATTTGAAACTGTCAAG aTGGGGTTTTGTGATTCATGGGTGTATTGATGGTTATTCGAGaatgataatatatttagaATGCGAAACATCTATTCAAGCAGATCCTGTCGTCAATTTCTTTGTGAATGCAGTAAATAGTTATGGTCTTCCTTCACGAGTACGGTCAGATCACGGATACGAAAATCTGCTTGTGGCCGTTTTAATGAACACAATTCGCGGCATGCATAGAGGAAGCCACATAACTGGCAAGTCGGTTCATAACCAAAGAATTGAACGATTATGGGTCGATGTCTTTAAAGAAGTATGTGATTCTATTTATACTGAATTGTATTCTTTAGAAGATCAAGGCTTATTAGATATTGAAAACAACACGCACAAATTTtgtgtacaatatatttataaaaatgtaattaataaaaagctgTCATCATTCCAATCTGGATGGAATGTGCATGGTATAAGAACGGAAAATAATAAGTCTCCACGGCAACTGTGGTTGAATGGAATATTGGAAAATTACGATATGACTTCTACAGCAGTGCGTGATATTTTCGATACCGATAATATGACGTTATATGAAAAACTTTCGGATTCCTTACAAGCTTTAGGAGTCGATCTTTCCGTTTCTGTTGTAAATAGCAACACGAGTATtcctttttcgtcttttaccgCGACATTACAAATAAGTGAAGAACAAAAATTGCAGCTGGAGAATATTATTAGTTTggaagaaaaatgtaataaagaaaaatatatgctatgtgtaaatttattaagttcttAA
- the LOC120357855 gene encoding uncharacterized protein LOC120357855: MCGFQLGKIERSKQITLLKDIRDGSDLENKLIQSKIVILPLNDFPNDLPLVEHDCSSQASTSNPVQSSIHIRQEDNDPDYLEPGQISLNNFSTASQRSTITRPSRSTTIQCRTMENYNFDEEEEEEEEEDGQLSTKEETVNVEKCIVFPSLPEDAEAIRIEILRSHCFHDLMNLYMDEEIVNKNLQVTFLGELGLDGGGLTKELFNIFFIKCESIFFRGEDCLVPYLELSKLNEIDKFVIIGRILQHMLLLTNNLPAKLSRITLMLISKPEKDVNPDILLQELLRYVNPYLRKILKKALKNFMSLTEKENETVQDFFQTNRFFARPSSETLSEQLRIIATEIFIEKSKKRILKIREGVSPAKYADFWNHCDFDVLLDMQTPTATKIVNCLVTDCHLTNEENDILHYFTMYIHCLDKDKLKGLIFLITGSFLMPMHIDIKFNDTVGLSQRPMFSTCTNTITLPKTYANYDDLKNDLNMCLFRGSHGVSYCMTSSVYKHMHAHVCAYVREISNTTI; this comes from the exons ATGTGTGGCTTTCAATTGGGAAAAATAGAAAGGTCAAAGCAAATCACTCTCTTAAAAGATATCCGAGATGGATCAGatttggaaaataaattaatacaaagcaAAATTGTCATATTGCCTCTGAATGATTTTCCAAATGATCTACCTCTTGTAGAACACGATTGTTCTTCTCAAGCATCAACAAGTAATCCTGTACAATCCTCAATTCATATACGTCAGGAAGATAATGATCCTGATTATTTGGAACCAGGGCAAATTTCGTTGAATAACTTTTCAACTGCATCACAACGCTCAACAATTACACGTCCGTCAAGATCAACAACAATACAATGTCGAACCATGGAGAACTATAATTTTgatgaagaggaagaggaagaggaagaggaagatgGTCAATTAA gTACCAAAGAGGAAACTGTTAATGTGGAGAAATGTATAGTATTCCCGTCCCTTCCAGAAGATGCTGAAGCAATCAGAATCGAGATATTAAGGAGTCACTGTTTTCATGATTTAATGAATCTATACATGGATGAAGAAatagttaacaaaaatttgcaaGTTACTTTTCTTGGAGAGCTAGGTCTTGATGGAGGCGGTCTTACCAAggaattgtttaatattttttttattaaatgtgagAGTATATTTTTTCGAGGCGAAGACTGTTTAGTTCCATACTTGGAGCTAAGCAAACTAAATGAAATAGACAAATTTGTCATAATTGGACGAATCTTGCAACATATGTTACtgttaacaaataatttaccgGCAAAATTATCAAGAATCACACTGATGTTAATTTCAAAGCCTGAGAAAGATGTTAATCCTGACATTTTATTACAAGAACTGTTACGTTACGTAAATCCGTACTTacgaaagattttaaaaaaagctttgaaaaattttatgtctTTAACTGAGAAGGAAAATGAGACCGTTCAGGACTTTTTTCAAACAAACCGATTTTTTGCGAGACCAAGTTCCGAGACATTGTCAGAACAATTAAGAATTATAGccacagaaatttttatagagaAATCTAAAAAACGGATTTTAAAAATTCGGGAAGGTGTATCACCAGCAAAATATGCTGATTTCTGGAATCATTGCGACTTTGACGTTCTCTTGGATATGCAGACCCCTACTGCTACAAAAATCGTTAATTGCTTGGTAACTGATTGTCATCTAACAAATGAAGaaaatgatatattacattattttaccaTGTACATTCACTGTCTTGACAAAGATAAATTGAAAggtttaatattcttaattactGGGTCTTTCCTTATGCCAATgcatattgatataaaattcaatgacACAGTGGGATTAAGTCAAAGACCCATGTTTAGTACATGTACTAATACGATAACGTTACCAAAAACATATGCAAATTACGATGACTTGAAGAATGACTTGAATATGTGTTTATTCCGAGGAAGTCATGGAGTATCGTACTGCATGACTTCTTCGGTATACAAACATATGCACGCGCATGTGTGTGCATATGTGAGAGAGATTTCGAAtactacaatataa